In Tamandua tetradactyla isolate mTamTet1 chromosome 7, mTamTet1.pri, whole genome shotgun sequence, the following are encoded in one genomic region:
- the LOC143690517 gene encoding uncharacterized protein LOC143690517 gives MICNPLGACVDLRYLNLLNGTIANTSTDAVGNATECSLLDVGKHDSTNCSFSLHRETCVQPPFAFLLSSDPTFNCSQTPCTLSGCWSGYPVFAILVYRPSYVWVPVNASDWVGPVTQTISTKNFQFANPAMPSRNKRNVKNWLLRVGGLDASLFIPAVGDAVLHAWTSDQIALTMEAVNNLANATRDALRAQSQQIDLNSQAILQLQTEIDELGLEMDGLWKVVQEICDTRWIVFKLCVTPVRANMTGTSAKVKDWLKNTYLPQFLNLSQQVETSLDKIGDIQLKPVEFDLSGHGELNPRRVGGDSPQRAVPDGHIEVVPRRELPPCVEAVTECRSLTPVKLGIPNNCEYRVRVCFFSASLTGGERKVE, from the exons ATGATTTGTAATCCCCTAGGGGCATGTGTCGACCTGCGGTATCTCAACCTTCTGAATGGCACCATCGCCAACACTTCCACGGACGCAGTTGGGAATGCAACTGAGTGCTCCCTCCTCGACGTAGGGAAACATGATAGTACTAACTGTTCCTTTTCTCTGCACAGGGAGACCTGCGTGCAGCCTCCTTTTGCCTTTCTACTCTCCTCGGACCCTACCTTTAATTGTTCCCAAACCCCCTGCACTTTGTCAGGATGCTGGAGTGGGTATCCTGTCTTCGCCATTCTGGTTTACCGCCCCAGTTATGTCTGGGTTCCCGTTAATGCTTCTGACTGGGTTGGCCCAGTCACCCAAACTATCTCTACAAAAAACTTTCAATTCGCTAACCCTGCAATGCCTTCCAGGAATAAGAGGAATGTAAAAAATTGGCTGCTGCGCGTGGGGGGCCTTGATGCCTCTTTATTCATCCCTGCTGTTGGAGACGCGGTCCTCCACGCCTGGACCTCGGACCAGATCGCCCTGACGATGGAAGCTGTCAACAATTTAGCCAATGCTACCCGAGATGCACTGCGAGCCCAGAGTCAACAAATTGACTTAAACTCTCAGGCGATCTTGCAGCTTCAAACTGAAATAGATGAACTAGGACTTGAAATGGACGGACTTTGGAAAGTGGTCCAAGAGATATGTGACACTCGCTGGATTGTCTTTAAGCTCTGTGTCACCCCGGTCAGAGCTAATATGACCGGGACCTCTGCCAAGGTTAAGGACTGGCTGAAGAATACTTATCTCCCGCAGTTCCTTAATCTCTCCCAGCAGGTAGAGACGAGCCTTGATAAGATAGGGGACATTCAGTTAAAGCCCGTTGAGTTTGACCTGTCTGGTCACGGGGAG CTGAACCCACGCAGGGTAGGAGGAGACagcccgcagagagccgtgcctgacggccacatagaggttgtcccccgcaGGGAGCTCCCTCCCTGTGTGGAAGCTGTAACAGAGTGTAGAAGCTTAACCCCAGTAAAACTTGGCATTCCAAACAACTGTGAGTATCGTGTCCGCGTTTGTTTCTTCAGCGCCTCCCTTACCGGCGGGGAACGGAAAGTTGAGTGA